One part of the Mya arenaria isolate MELC-2E11 chromosome 3, ASM2691426v1 genome encodes these proteins:
- the LOC128228735 gene encoding WD repeat-containing protein 93-like isoform X2 — MPVYIRKNVSYTPPSLDKIQHEAEDDYNLDPELQKDSLPQPYRMIDKTLIGLFDDTWEVIAKREEERVAEANKVRPPAYKPSVQLNTAVPNSQHPEKQKLSYATCICNSGDGQFIFVGLPCGLVVVDSQTHGIVCNWEEDGAEMASLKSYTLGPDTHMITSIDDMGVARLFAFTYNKLFLIKVLNPSPESENKLLVNKLEASTCGDYMGVVMENAGTHDMWLEVHKLPRDTWVSDLDTIVTAIKKKEEKEKRDEAMSEETESVAPSDVAPSKAETEDGGPSAVSVTNSVPPIDTGDQSQARKSPVPKSSIPKAPPGPLSRPESGASMHNSERSGASGDPSVLNLESRESDPLSGEYKFGAPQLIMKVKPPQPITGVGVSSLQAACGKVEAGEVVATGNNVLFTATHLEQRRSVFEHLHDNLAKYSTEEETQIHQCPHFHFLCAGKMTPQGLEQANLEGRPTVVAVWWPGTSNLLQYSLIKTAKDVEFKADLVWPVTSKITCSQVSMDTSLIAIGMENGNVLIWDRYMGISRGVVNVRDDSPVVQLLFLDPALYPQNPGDWPPYPQPPSTYVLARCANSALYTITTSPHQTLQLNTVSLSVEKDDDGITLLQPFDKHPDLMLVVTRDGSVQVRDCLQGNVVCQVNLPGSHELTAPWEPIITLGGQGQSLFVKGSERLKAGEESEDPLGGATESEEGLVFVYQLRSFPSLDKYWQTSRPHQPLTVHVTIDQRAQAILSDRLSQQLMRKARMQERWAQMKDEIANIHQLKEVARMNAEKTQIVLPLP; from the exons ATGCCTGTTTACATCCGAAAAAATGTCAGTTACACACCGCCATCACTGGATAAGATTCAGCATGAGGCGGAAGATGACTACAATCTTGATCCTGAATTGCAAAAAGACAGTCTCCCACAACCTTATCGAATGATTGACAAAACTCTTATTGGTTTGTTTGATGACACTTGGGAGGTTATTGCAAAACGTGAAGAAGAAAGGGTAGCCGAGGCTAATAAAGTCAGACCACCAGCGTATAAACCATCAGTTCAGTTGAACACAGCTGTACCCAATTCTCAGCACCCagaaaaacaa AAATTAAGTTATGCAACATGCATCTGTAATAGTGGAGATGGACAGTTTATCTTTGTTGGGCTGCCCTGTGGTCTAGTTGTGGTGGACTCTCAGACTCATGGCATTGTGTGCAACTGGGAAGAAGATGGGGCAGAAATGGCTTCCCTCAAATCTTACACGCTTGGCCCTGATACCCACATGATTACGTCCATTGATGATATGG GGGTGGCAAGGCTATTTGCTTTTACCTACAACAAACTTTTCTTGATCAAGGTCCTAAATCCATCCCCG GAATCTGAAAACAAGCTGTTGGTAAACAAACTAGAAGCATCTACCTGTGGAGATTACATGGGAGTTGTCATGGAGA ATGCTGGGACACATGACATGTGGCTGGAGGTGCACAAGTTGCCACGGGATACCtgggtcagtgaccttgacactaTTGTCACAGCGATCAAAAAGAAGGAGGAGAAGGAAAAGAGGGATGAGGCAATGTCAGAG GAGACGGAGTCAGTAGCGCCATCAGACGTTGCACCAAGCAAGGCTGAGACAGAGGATGGTGGACCAAGCGCAGTGTCGGTGACCAACTCTGTGCCTCCCATTGACACTGGCGACCAGTCACAG GCTCGAAAATCACCAGTACCAAAATCATCTATTCCAAAAGCACCT CCTGGCCCCTTGTCAAGGCCAGAGAGCGGGGCCTCCATGCACAACTCTGAGAGGTCCGGAGCAAGTGGTGACCCCTCTGTACTCAATCTTGAGTCTCGGGAGAGT GACCCCCTTTCTGGAGAGTACAAATTCGGAGCACCCCAGCTGATCATGAAGGTCAAACCACCTCAGCCAATCACAG GAGTGGGTGTAAGTAGCCTACAGGCAGCTTGTGGGAAGGTGGAGGCTGGGGAGGTGGTTGCAACAGGCAACAACGTTCTTTTCACAGCAACCCACTTGGAGCAGCGGCGCTCCGTGTTTGAACATCTTCATGACAACCTAGCTAAGTACTCAACGGAGGAGGAGACACAGATACACCA GTGCCCCCACTTCCACTTCCTGTGCGCAGGGAAGATGACACCACAGGGCCTGGAGCAGGCAAACCTCGAAG GTCGTCCAACAGTGGTGGCTGTGTGGTGGCCAGGAACCTCCAACCTCCTACAGTATTCACTCATCAAGACCGCCAAAG ATGTAGAGTTCAAGGCTGACCTAGTGTGGCCGGTCACGTCAAAGATCACTTGTTCTCAGGTCTCCATGGATACCAGCCTCATTGCCATTGGCATGGAGAATGGCAATGTGCTAATCTGGGACAGATATATGG GTATAAGTAGGGGTGTGGTTAATGTGCGAGATGATTCCCCTGTGGTGCAGCTGTTATTCCTTGACCCCGCCCTGTATCCCCAGAACCCTGGGGACTGGCCGCCCTACCCACAGCCCCCCTCAACGTACGTGCTGGCACGTTGCGCCAACAGCGCCCTCTACACCATCACAACAAGCCCCCACCAAACTCTCCAGCTCAACACAGTCTCACTCTC AGTGGAGAAGGATGATGATGGCATCACCTTGCTGCAGCCCTTTGACAAGCACCCAGACCTC ATGTTGGTAGTGACACGTGACGGGTCTGTCCAGGTGCGGGACTGTCTTCAGGGTAATGTGGTCTGCCAGGTGAACCTCCCAGGCTCGCACGAGCTCACCGCACCATGGGAACCCATCATTACTCTTGGGGGACAGGGACAGTCTCTCTTTGTCAAAG GCTCAGAGAGGCTCAAGGCTGGAGAGGAAAGTGAGGATCCCCTGGGTGGGGCCACGGAGAGCGAGGAGGGACTGGTATTTGTGTACCAGCTGCGGTCCTTCCCATCCCTAGACAAATACTGGCAGACGTCCCGACCCCATCAGCCCCTTACTGTACATGTCACCATAGACCAGCGCGCTCAGGCCATTCTCTCTGACAG
- the LOC128228735 gene encoding WD repeat-containing protein 93-like isoform X1 — translation MPVYIRKNVSYTPPSLDKIQHEAEDDYNLDPELQKDSLPQPYRMIDKTLIGLFDDTWEVIAKREEERVAEANKVRPPAYKPSVQLNTAVPNSQHPEKQKLSYATCICNSGDGQFIFVGLPCGLVVVDSQTHGIVCNWEEDGAEMASLKSYTLGPDTHMITSIDDMGVARLFAFTYNKLFLIKVLNPSPESENKLLVNKLEASTCGDYMGVVMENAGTHDMWLEVHKLPRDTWVSDLDTIVTAIKKKEEKEKRDEAMSEETESVAPSDVAPSKAETEDGGPSAVSVTNSVPPIDTGDQSQARKSPVPKSSIPKAPPGPLSRPESGASMHNSERSGASGDPSVLNLESRESDPLSGEYKFGAPQLIMKVKPPQPITGVGVSSLQAACGKVEAGEVVATGNNVLFTATHLEQRRSVFEHLHDNLAKYSTEEETQIHQCPHFHFLCAGKMTPQGLEQANLEGRPTVVAVWWPGTSNLLQYSLIKTAKDVEFKADLVWPVTSKITCSQVSMDTSLIAIGMENGNVLIWDRYMGISRGVVNVRDDSPVVQLLFLDPALYPQNPGDWPPYPQPPSTYVLARCANSALYTITTSPHQTLQLNTVSLSVEKDDDGITLLQPFDKHPDLMLVVTRDGSVQVRDCLQGNVVCQVNLPGSHELTAPWEPIITLGGQGQSLFVKGSERLKAGEESEDPLGGATESEEGLVFVYQLRSFPSLDKYWQTSRPHQPLTVHVTIDQRAQAILSDRLSQQLMRKARMQERWAQMKDEIANIHQLKEVARMNAEKTQIVKFERIPYPHYQLPLP, via the exons ATGCCTGTTTACATCCGAAAAAATGTCAGTTACACACCGCCATCACTGGATAAGATTCAGCATGAGGCGGAAGATGACTACAATCTTGATCCTGAATTGCAAAAAGACAGTCTCCCACAACCTTATCGAATGATTGACAAAACTCTTATTGGTTTGTTTGATGACACTTGGGAGGTTATTGCAAAACGTGAAGAAGAAAGGGTAGCCGAGGCTAATAAAGTCAGACCACCAGCGTATAAACCATCAGTTCAGTTGAACACAGCTGTACCCAATTCTCAGCACCCagaaaaacaa AAATTAAGTTATGCAACATGCATCTGTAATAGTGGAGATGGACAGTTTATCTTTGTTGGGCTGCCCTGTGGTCTAGTTGTGGTGGACTCTCAGACTCATGGCATTGTGTGCAACTGGGAAGAAGATGGGGCAGAAATGGCTTCCCTCAAATCTTACACGCTTGGCCCTGATACCCACATGATTACGTCCATTGATGATATGG GGGTGGCAAGGCTATTTGCTTTTACCTACAACAAACTTTTCTTGATCAAGGTCCTAAATCCATCCCCG GAATCTGAAAACAAGCTGTTGGTAAACAAACTAGAAGCATCTACCTGTGGAGATTACATGGGAGTTGTCATGGAGA ATGCTGGGACACATGACATGTGGCTGGAGGTGCACAAGTTGCCACGGGATACCtgggtcagtgaccttgacactaTTGTCACAGCGATCAAAAAGAAGGAGGAGAAGGAAAAGAGGGATGAGGCAATGTCAGAG GAGACGGAGTCAGTAGCGCCATCAGACGTTGCACCAAGCAAGGCTGAGACAGAGGATGGTGGACCAAGCGCAGTGTCGGTGACCAACTCTGTGCCTCCCATTGACACTGGCGACCAGTCACAG GCTCGAAAATCACCAGTACCAAAATCATCTATTCCAAAAGCACCT CCTGGCCCCTTGTCAAGGCCAGAGAGCGGGGCCTCCATGCACAACTCTGAGAGGTCCGGAGCAAGTGGTGACCCCTCTGTACTCAATCTTGAGTCTCGGGAGAGT GACCCCCTTTCTGGAGAGTACAAATTCGGAGCACCCCAGCTGATCATGAAGGTCAAACCACCTCAGCCAATCACAG GAGTGGGTGTAAGTAGCCTACAGGCAGCTTGTGGGAAGGTGGAGGCTGGGGAGGTGGTTGCAACAGGCAACAACGTTCTTTTCACAGCAACCCACTTGGAGCAGCGGCGCTCCGTGTTTGAACATCTTCATGACAACCTAGCTAAGTACTCAACGGAGGAGGAGACACAGATACACCA GTGCCCCCACTTCCACTTCCTGTGCGCAGGGAAGATGACACCACAGGGCCTGGAGCAGGCAAACCTCGAAG GTCGTCCAACAGTGGTGGCTGTGTGGTGGCCAGGAACCTCCAACCTCCTACAGTATTCACTCATCAAGACCGCCAAAG ATGTAGAGTTCAAGGCTGACCTAGTGTGGCCGGTCACGTCAAAGATCACTTGTTCTCAGGTCTCCATGGATACCAGCCTCATTGCCATTGGCATGGAGAATGGCAATGTGCTAATCTGGGACAGATATATGG GTATAAGTAGGGGTGTGGTTAATGTGCGAGATGATTCCCCTGTGGTGCAGCTGTTATTCCTTGACCCCGCCCTGTATCCCCAGAACCCTGGGGACTGGCCGCCCTACCCACAGCCCCCCTCAACGTACGTGCTGGCACGTTGCGCCAACAGCGCCCTCTACACCATCACAACAAGCCCCCACCAAACTCTCCAGCTCAACACAGTCTCACTCTC AGTGGAGAAGGATGATGATGGCATCACCTTGCTGCAGCCCTTTGACAAGCACCCAGACCTC ATGTTGGTAGTGACACGTGACGGGTCTGTCCAGGTGCGGGACTGTCTTCAGGGTAATGTGGTCTGCCAGGTGAACCTCCCAGGCTCGCACGAGCTCACCGCACCATGGGAACCCATCATTACTCTTGGGGGACAGGGACAGTCTCTCTTTGTCAAAG GCTCAGAGAGGCTCAAGGCTGGAGAGGAAAGTGAGGATCCCCTGGGTGGGGCCACGGAGAGCGAGGAGGGACTGGTATTTGTGTACCAGCTGCGGTCCTTCCCATCCCTAGACAAATACTGGCAGACGTCCCGACCCCATCAGCCCCTTACTGTACATGTCACCATAGACCAGCGCGCTCAGGCCATTCTCTCTGACAG